A part of Limihaloglobus sulfuriphilus genomic DNA contains:
- a CDS encoding fumarylacetoacetate hydrolase family protein: MKIARIQKIHGGSVLYALLEDDRYMVIKDPFAEKIEITGEEVAFDQAHLLAPVEPRQIIAIGVNYREHAAECGRPLPDAPVVFVKTLNTLIGSGEDIVLPAMAPDEVDFEAELAIVVGKTAKNITPEQADDYILGYTCAMDISARDCQLRLDMQWARGKCFDTFCPAGPCIATGLDGDNLGISLKLNGETMQDSNTSDMIFGCRYLVSYLSRCMTLMPGSMILTGTPPGVGVGREPKVFLRPGDKLEMQIEGIGRLEHRVTAEKI; encoded by the coding sequence ATGAAGATAGCACGCATACAGAAAATACATGGAGGCAGCGTCCTCTACGCTTTATTAGAAGATGACCGTTATATGGTCATCAAAGACCCATTCGCCGAAAAAATCGAAATCACCGGTGAGGAGGTTGCTTTTGACCAGGCACACCTTCTGGCACCGGTTGAGCCGCGGCAGATAATCGCGATCGGAGTTAATTACCGTGAGCACGCCGCCGAGTGCGGCAGGCCTCTGCCCGATGCGCCGGTTGTTTTTGTCAAGACCCTCAACACGCTTATCGGCAGCGGGGAGGATATTGTACTGCCTGCGATGGCGCCTGATGAGGTGGATTTCGAGGCGGAGCTTGCGATAGTTGTCGGCAAGACGGCTAAAAACATAACTCCCGAGCAGGCAGATGATTATATTCTCGGCTATACCTGCGCGATGGATATTTCCGCCCGTGACTGCCAGCTGCGGCTTGATATGCAGTGGGCCCGGGGCAAGTGTTTCGACACGTTCTGTCCGGCGGGACCCTGTATCGCGACCGGGCTTGACGGCGATAACCTCGGCATCAGCCTCAAACTCAACGGCGAGACGATGCAGGATTCCAACACGTCCGATATGATTTTCGGCTGCCGCTATCTTGTAAGCTATCTGTCCCGCTGTATGACGCTTATGCCTGGAAGCATGATACTCACCGGCACGCCGCCGGGGGTTGGAGTCGGCCGCGAGCCGAAGGTTTTCCTGCGGCCGGGTGATAAACTGGAAATGCAAATCGAAGGCATCGGGCGGCTGGAACACAGGGTTACAGCAGAGAAAATTTGA
- a CDS encoding prepilin-type N-terminal cleavage/methylation domain-containing protein, with protein MNKKYNVKYRGGYRKSLGGFTLIELLVVISIIALLMAILMPSLQKVRDSAKNVVCMSNLRQWGLIAQMYTQDNNNRFHAGRFNVADPAKDKSWLEVWEPYYQTPEILLCPSSSRSRSEVAKNTAIGSTKYAWGVFKGNSGNNWDVEGATGSYGLNSWITNPPQGGKKPTGGYQKYWRSLDVDNADNVPLMGDCMFISAWPQDTDALPPYEDFYSGNSGYNLARFCMQRHDEGINLIFLDQSVRNSGLQELWRLKWHREFRTDLRLPRKPQWLE; from the coding sequence ATGAATAAGAAATATAATGTTAAATATCGTGGCGGTTACCGTAAGTCTTTGGGCGGTTTTACTTTAATAGAGTTACTGGTGGTGATTTCAATCATCGCCTTATTGATGGCGATATTGATGCCTTCACTTCAGAAAGTGCGTGATTCTGCCAAAAACGTTGTGTGTATGTCTAATCTTAGACAGTGGGGCTTAATCGCTCAGATGTACACCCAGGACAATAATAACCGGTTCCATGCCGGCAGATTCAACGTTGCCGACCCGGCAAAGGATAAAAGCTGGCTGGAAGTATGGGAGCCGTATTATCAGACTCCTGAAATTCTGCTTTGCCCCAGCTCGTCGCGGTCACGAAGTGAGGTTGCAAAGAATACCGCTATTGGTTCCACCAAATATGCCTGGGGAGTTTTTAAGGGCAATTCCGGGAACAACTGGGATGTAGAAGGCGCTACCGGCAGTTATGGTTTGAACTCTTGGATAACCAATCCCCCGCAGGGCGGTAAGAAACCCACCGGCGGCTATCAGAAGTACTGGCGTTCATTGGACGTTGACAATGCCGATAATGTTCCCTTGATGGGCGATTGCATGTTTATCAGTGCCTGGCCGCAGGATACCGATGCTCTGCCGCCGTATGAGGATTTTTACAGCGGCAACAGCGGTTACAACCTGGCAAGATTCTGTATGCAGAGGCATGATGAGGGGATAAACCTGATATTTCTTGATCAGTCAGTTCGCAACAGCGGCCTGCAAGAGCTGTGGCGGCTTAAATGGCATCGTGAGTTCAGGACAGACCTGAGGCTGCCCCGTAAACCGCAGTGGCTTGAGTAG
- a CDS encoding DUF502 domain-containing protein codes for MQLYHFLSHNVSRHVNVYIVKLISAFTDNYTVAQLEAFWVSGGGQVAGFIVPLIAICIIGAMLASVIGRSFLHAFDDFLKKLPLFKDIYPYLKQITDFFFSHDKIQFKRVVAIEYPRKGIWSLGLVTGEGLTRFPEIVGESGRMLTIFIPSSPTPFTGYVVMIKESDAVNMSLTIEEALRFTISGGVVTPTQWNQHVQKSSEHA; via the coding sequence ATGCAGCTGTATCATTTTCTAAGCCACAACGTGAGCAGGCACGTCAACGTCTATATAGTTAAGCTAATTTCAGCATTTACAGACAATTACACCGTTGCACAGCTCGAAGCGTTCTGGGTCAGCGGCGGCGGCCAGGTAGCGGGATTTATAGTCCCGCTGATAGCAATCTGCATAATCGGCGCGATGCTTGCCAGCGTTATCGGCAGAAGTTTTCTTCATGCCTTTGACGATTTTCTCAAAAAACTGCCGCTTTTTAAAGATATCTATCCGTACCTAAAGCAGATTACGGATTTTTTCTTTTCTCACGACAAAATCCAGTTTAAACGGGTTGTCGCAATTGAGTACCCCCGCAAAGGTATATGGTCTTTGGGACTCGTTACGGGCGAAGGTTTGACCAGATTCCCTGAAATTGTAGGCGAGTCAGGGCGAATGCTTACAATTTTTATTCCAAGTTCACCGACCCCGTTCACCGGTTATGTCGTAATGATAAAGGAAAGCGACGCTGTAAATATGTCTTTAACCATAGAAGAGGCGCTTCGCTTTACAATAAGCGGGGGAGTTGTCACCCCCACACAATGGAATCAACATGTTCAGAAGAGTTCCGAACATGCTTAG
- a CDS encoding XylR family transcriptional regulator gives MFTQIPKVILAIEDSSSYCRDLIKGISRYARVHGPWSIYRDIHDSSYLHGRNYRKEFYEHLQDIEADGLITRSPKRTMKLTRKGIPTIVAITESKAVGDFPKLQINHIAVGEMAAKYFLEKGYKNFAFYGDTKYLWTKMRYKGFRNIVEKSRCSLTCYDPPPAKTIMQKGFGYKINHIADWLSSLEKPIAVMASSDAWAVNVIEAARIAGINIPEQLSLIGVDNDVPICDTCFPQLSSIHLNSEQAGFKIAELLDRIMKGEKTYEHIVKVEPVQVITRVSTDTLAVEDEDVVTAMRYIRAMKREPVQITEVAEEAAVSLRTLQKKFKENLNSTILDEIKRTRINYIKELLLNTDMSITKVSDFLYFSGTNSFSRYFKANTGYSPLEYRKKYGRY, from the coding sequence ATGTTTACTCAAATACCAAAAGTAATACTGGCAATCGAAGATTCCAGTTCATATTGCAGAGACCTTATCAAAGGGATTTCTCGTTACGCACGCGTTCACGGGCCATGGTCGATCTACAGGGACATTCATGATTCATCTTATCTGCACGGCAGAAACTACAGGAAGGAATTCTATGAGCATCTTCAGGATATTGAAGCTGACGGACTGATAACCAGAAGCCCCAAAAGGACGATGAAACTCACCCGGAAGGGCATCCCAACCATAGTTGCCATTACCGAATCCAAAGCCGTAGGCGATTTCCCTAAACTCCAGATAAATCATATCGCGGTGGGCGAGATGGCCGCAAAATACTTCCTTGAAAAGGGTTACAAAAATTTTGCTTTTTACGGCGACACAAAATACCTCTGGACAAAGATGCGGTATAAAGGCTTCCGCAATATAGTCGAGAAATCCCGCTGCTCTCTTACATGCTACGACCCCCCCCCGGCAAAAACCATAATGCAAAAGGGTTTTGGCTACAAAATAAACCATATTGCCGACTGGCTCAGCTCCCTGGAGAAACCCATCGCGGTGATGGCGTCCAGCGATGCCTGGGCGGTGAATGTCATAGAGGCCGCCAGAATCGCCGGAATCAATATTCCCGAACAGCTCTCGCTTATAGGAGTTGACAACGATGTCCCGATTTGCGATACATGCTTCCCCCAGCTCTCAAGCATTCACCTTAACAGTGAACAGGCGGGCTTTAAAATTGCCGAGCTGCTTGACAGAATCATGAAGGGTGAGAAGACATACGAGCATATCGTAAAAGTTGAGCCCGTTCAGGTTATCACCAGAGTATCCACAGACACACTCGCCGTTGAAGACGAAGACGTGGTTACAGCGATGCGGTATATACGCGCAATGAAACGGGAACCTGTTCAAATCACCGAGGTTGCCGAAGAGGCGGCCGTTTCGCTGAGAACACTCCAGAAAAAATTCAAAGAAAACCTCAACAGCACTATCCTCGATGAAATAAAAAGAACACGCATAAACTACATAAAAGAGCTGCTGCTAAATACGGATATGAGCATTACCAAGGTATCTGACTTTTTGTATTTTTCCGGAACAAACAGTTTCAGCAGATACTTTAAGGCCAATACCGGCTACTCGCCTCTGGAATACCGAAAAAAATACGGCAGATATTGA
- a CDS encoding FG-GAP-like repeat-containing protein: MKIFQKSLIYLYVLLSLWAINASGEVLFYNSFEDDGFRADYAGGSAAAVFHDSLSPVTGKSGRGLWCRPNEYIRYETDENISFNLATVCMWVKPNYNPGKNREQFGPEVQCLFSIRIRTGDMIELRLRNDKTPPGLWLMTGSKEGGRSNINVPIEDWKADQWHRVCMSWDREKSMLALKADNSEWAVIEDASIPQLPEAMAYDMYLGTNSNQTALMRMEHFDGVIDEVVITDTWLDDDPSQPPAQKSRALPENFNTTPRHIGKNRYRVNIHVEPVNDKWDRLPVKAEIEFTQEWMDLTPAQKRKALNSFRLLRYDPQSGEPVVYDKSQSGENRFFIPFQIDDSLFYSPSAVLRFTHQGSREAGYSFYYDTAKGYRQPYPLEIPMVGNGDRLRIGRKDTTGMLCSGISGVFDVFDIDGDGNLDLWMNSGTLKTRACTELQVGHYYFENISDELNKKDTFAPGRLIIRDNTPYGYISGVVIPQFCDVDHDGKMDIMVLGRSSQEWWKWHYEEGNVVIDEIVPFRFTAEPIKTEAKTFWYDWDKDGLGDVIASQLGSLGKDEVTPSIYVYPNVGTAGEPLIDTANPVEIDIPKVDLQWQYIPTDWDCDGDTDFISAGFIHELYFYENTGTDANPQFPHAERIKTYDRREINIPQALINIVVVDWDGDGDKDLLYGCEDGVVGFMENIAGQGKKPQLRQPVYLNQTRPVVDGGSISVPHAVDWDCDGDKDLIIAASNTLQYYENLGTDTKPFWSHPRDMRAGGSKIQLRAGDEGSIQGIEELCWQYNNAETADWDGDGLKDLIVSGIRGEHVLFRNIGSKTAPRLQRGTLMEVDWKDEPLYPEWSTVIPQADELITVWRTRPEAIDYNGDGLTDYVTLDHTGELALYLRSKTPDGKLVLNEPQNIFTFETPYSQALVWNRAPNARAGMSGRTIVNLADWDGDGDYDLILDNVNARYYENVTDNERPLFKDRGDLVKERLANHNAGPSIVDWDNDGRPDLLIGTETGRVFYFNRAYIEGDEAIVRILE, translated from the coding sequence ATGAAGATATTTCAAAAAAGCCTTATATACCTTTATGTTCTTCTAAGCCTTTGGGCAATAAATGCTTCGGGTGAGGTGTTGTTTTACAATTCATTTGAAGATGACGGCTTCAGAGCCGATTACGCCGGCGGCAGCGCCGCGGCAGTTTTTCATGACAGCCTTTCACCTGTAACGGGCAAGAGCGGCCGGGGGCTTTGGTGCAGGCCCAACGAGTACATAAGGTATGAGACTGATGAAAATATCAGCTTTAATCTCGCCACTGTCTGTATGTGGGTAAAGCCCAACTACAATCCCGGCAAAAACCGCGAGCAGTTCGGCCCCGAGGTTCAATGCCTTTTCAGTATCCGCATTCGTACCGGAGATATGATTGAGCTGCGTCTTAGAAACGATAAGACTCCGCCCGGTCTGTGGCTTATGACCGGCAGCAAAGAGGGCGGCAGAAGCAATATAAATGTCCCCATTGAGGACTGGAAAGCGGATCAATGGCACAGAGTATGTATGTCCTGGGATCGTGAAAAGTCTATGCTGGCACTGAAGGCCGATAACAGCGAATGGGCTGTTATTGAGGATGCTTCGATACCTCAACTGCCCGAGGCGATGGCATACGATATGTATCTGGGCACAAATTCCAACCAGACGGCTCTTATGAGAATGGAGCACTTTGACGGGGTTATCGATGAGGTTGTAATAACAGACACCTGGCTTGATGATGACCCGTCGCAGCCGCCGGCGCAAAAGAGCCGGGCCCTGCCGGAAAACTTCAACACAACTCCGCGGCATATAGGCAAAAACAGATACCGTGTAAATATACATGTTGAGCCTGTCAATGATAAATGGGACAGGCTGCCGGTTAAGGCGGAAATAGAATTTACCCAAGAGTGGATGGATCTTACGCCTGCTCAAAAACGAAAAGCTCTCAACTCTTTCAGGCTTCTTCGGTATGACCCACAGAGCGGCGAGCCGGTTGTTTATGACAAATCACAGTCAGGCGAAAACAGATTTTTTATCCCGTTTCAAATCGATGACTCTCTCTTTTACAGTCCCTCGGCAGTGCTGAGGTTTACCCATCAGGGCAGCCGCGAGGCGGGTTACTCCTTTTACTACGACACAGCGAAGGGTTATCGGCAGCCGTATCCGCTTGAGATACCGATGGTCGGCAATGGAGACAGGCTGAGAATCGGACGCAAAGACACAACCGGAATGCTGTGTTCGGGCATAAGCGGCGTCTTTGATGTGTTCGATATAGACGGTGACGGCAATCTTGATTTGTGGATGAACTCCGGTACGCTCAAAACCCGTGCTTGCACTGAGCTGCAGGTCGGCCATTACTATTTTGAGAATATCAGCGATGAATTGAACAAAAAAGACACCTTCGCGCCGGGCAGGCTGATAATAAGAGACAACACCCCTTACGGTTACATATCAGGGGTTGTGATCCCGCAGTTCTGCGATGTGGACCACGATGGGAAGATGGATATAATGGTGCTTGGCAGGAGCAGCCAGGAATGGTGGAAGTGGCATTATGAAGAAGGCAATGTCGTTATAGATGAAATTGTACCCTTCAGGTTTACGGCAGAGCCGATAAAGACAGAGGCCAAGACTTTCTGGTACGACTGGGACAAAGACGGCCTCGGCGATGTAATCGCATCCCAGCTGGGCAGTCTGGGAAAAGACGAGGTTACTCCGTCTATTTACGTTTACCCAAATGTCGGTACCGCCGGTGAGCCGCTGATAGACACGGCAAATCCGGTAGAGATAGATATCCCAAAAGTGGATCTGCAATGGCAGTATATACCGACAGACTGGGACTGCGACGGCGATACGGATTTCATATCAGCCGGTTTTATACACGAGCTGTATTTCTATGAAAATACCGGCACAGACGCCAACCCGCAATTTCCCCATGCCGAACGGATCAAAACATACGACAGGCGGGAAATCAATATCCCGCAGGCTCTGATCAACATTGTTGTAGTTGACTGGGACGGCGACGGGGATAAGGACCTGCTTTACGGGTGTGAGGACGGCGTGGTCGGCTTTATGGAAAATATCGCAGGGCAGGGCAAAAAGCCTCAGCTTCGTCAGCCGGTTTATCTCAACCAGACTCGTCCGGTTGTTGATGGGGGTTCAATCTCTGTACCCCATGCGGTTGACTGGGACTGCGACGGGGATAAAGACCTGATTATAGCCGCGTCGAATACTTTGCAATACTACGAGAATCTCGGCACAGACACTAAGCCTTTCTGGTCGCATCCGCGGGATATGAGAGCAGGCGGGAGCAAGATCCAGCTAAGGGCCGGCGATGAGGGCTCGATACAGGGTATCGAAGAGCTTTGCTGGCAGTACAATAACGCCGAAACGGCGGACTGGGACGGCGACGGGCTTAAGGACCTGATCGTAAGCGGCATAAGGGGTGAGCATGTCCTGTTCCGAAATATCGGCAGCAAAACAGCCCCGCGGCTCCAAAGAGGGACGCTCATGGAAGTTGACTGGAAAGATGAGCCGCTGTATCCTGAATGGTCAACCGTTATACCGCAGGCAGATGAGCTGATTACCGTCTGGCGCACCAGGCCGGAAGCAATAGACTACAACGGTGACGGCCTGACTGATTATGTTACGCTTGACCATACCGGAGAGTTGGCACTGTACCTGAGGTCAAAGACGCCTGATGGAAAACTTGTGCTCAATGAGCCGCAGAATATTTTTACATTTGAAACTCCATACAGCCAGGCACTTGTCTGGAACAGGGCACCCAATGCCAGGGCGGGCATGTCTGGAAGGACGATTGTAAATCTTGCGGATTGGGACGGCGACGGTGATTATGATTTGATCCTGGACAATGTCAATGCGAGGTATTATGAAAATGTTACGGATAACGAGCGTCCTTTATTTAAAGACAGGGGCGATCTGGTTAAAGAGCGTCTGGCAAACCACAACGCAGGGCCCTCTATTGTTGACTGGGATAATGACGGCAGGCCCGATCTGCTTATCGGAACCGAGACCGGCAGGGTGTTTTACTTCAACAGGGCATACATTGAAGGCGACGAGGCAATCGTAAGGATTCTGGAATAA
- a CDS encoding tetratricopeptide repeat protein — MNKKMLIRLGVIAIVLVGIFAAIVYGTYYHDVRFYTKYGELTRDANRFFQDGEYENSMACVEEAIEMLPQDISNYHMKAYIYYEMGDEQAAKEQATWTVENSSNSMSKCENLLFRAGLYSEMGLEELAMADYDAAIELVPDYPDLYSSRASALSLNGNYEAAVADYAKMLELNPNSAIAYWNRGCGYYKLGEFELAEKDFTSAKEVVRSAGEMAGLHTDWAICEYRSGDLEGAKEKLAQAYEYYPEFVTHMADYLVKMPPLEEIQGPISPVMQLIVEPVDLPIICYIVSTCAAELEVLSAEDAAILAAKSGIN, encoded by the coding sequence ATGAATAAAAAAATGCTCATAAGGTTAGGGGTAATAGCAATTGTTCTGGTAGGGATTTTCGCGGCGATTGTCTATGGCACATATTACCACGACGTAAGGTTTTACACAAAATACGGCGAGCTTACAAGAGACGCAAACAGGTTCTTCCAGGACGGTGAATACGAGAATTCTATGGCGTGCGTTGAAGAAGCCATCGAAATGCTGCCCCAGGACATAAGCAATTACCACATGAAGGCTTACATATACTACGAAATGGGTGATGAGCAAGCCGCCAAAGAACAGGCAACATGGACGGTGGAGAATTCCAGTAATTCGATGAGCAAATGCGAAAACCTGCTTTTCAGGGCCGGCCTCTACAGTGAAATGGGGCTGGAAGAGCTGGCAATGGCAGATTATGATGCAGCGATAGAACTTGTGCCGGATTATCCTGATCTCTACAGCTCACGCGCATCCGCCCTTTCACTCAACGGCAATTATGAAGCTGCCGTTGCGGACTATGCCAAGATGCTGGAACTTAACCCGAATTCAGCCATTGCATACTGGAACCGAGGCTGCGGCTACTACAAACTCGGAGAATTTGAGCTGGCCGAGAAAGACTTCACCAGCGCCAAGGAGGTTGTAAGAAGCGCCGGCGAGATGGCGGGCCTGCATACTGACTGGGCGATATGCGAGTACCGCTCGGGAGACCTGGAAGGCGCGAAAGAAAAACTCGCCCAGGCGTACGAATATTACCCCGAATTTGTTACCCACATGGCCGATTATCTGGTTAAAATGCCGCCGTTAGAAGAGATACAAGGCCCGATAAGCCCGGTAATGCAGCTTATTGTAGAGCCGGTAGATTTACCTATAATATGCTACATTGTTTCGACCTGTGCCGCTGAGCTGGAAGTCCTCAGCGCAGAAGATGCGGCAATACTGGCAGCAAAATCCGGAATAAATTAA
- the hpf gene encoding ribosome hibernation-promoting factor, HPF/YfiA family, with product MNIQITGKHFDVTDAIRSHTEEKASRLPRYYSSIHEIEIVYGTSDNGIFAEVIVRCGRGHVFVATEKGEAKKDLYSCIDSVFHKMERQLTKAKGKERNPKHAAKSDALAG from the coding sequence ATGAACATTCAAATTACTGGAAAACATTTTGATGTTACCGATGCTATTCGGTCTCATACAGAAGAAAAAGCCTCAAGACTGCCTCGTTATTACAGCAGCATTCACGAAATCGAAATCGTTTATGGTACCTCTGATAATGGTATCTTTGCAGAAGTGATTGTGCGCTGCGGCCGCGGACATGTATTTGTGGCCACCGAAAAAGGCGAAGCAAAAAAAGACCTTTACTCCTGTATTGACAGTGTTTTCCACAAAATGGAGCGTCAACTTACAAAAGCAAAAGGTAAAGAACGCAACCCAAAACACGCAGCAAAAAGTGATGCGTTAGCGGGTTAA
- a CDS encoding DUF3604 domain-containing protein, translating to MKNLCGSSVMMTILPAANSFAQSMNTGLFGNKDHMKDLRFFSNPLLGNTTKVSVSPDKVQSESYNTFTFTIVLGEDGLAKGESIGIVSGSNIDRWQFSWPDQMWGCQCPWQTERSQDDNYITARCSNSDAELELKVGELGGFKPYCNERAHLVRSLKDRLRYVLEIKAGSELRPGDVITVTWGDKREGSEGVKAPITAMKYYFMPFRFSLLPALDSKTPVRRGGFDMLPSITVAAKSAVRLYVTAQPFVQAGKDIEVKISALDEYFSLDENFSGDIKLTVEGENETITRSLKMSAADKGSISTKLKINKTGWFKAKASSKNINGYSNYIIAGEEEPENKVYFGDMHCHTLDCDATVPREHHFEYARSAAGLDFISVSCHASHLGSKQAWDNLLDKTELYHEPGSFVTFAGYEWAGDGHCNAYFVNTGDAELFYNPALEQEAELDDPKFRTPVPIPGTREKKPGKPYFVKGVIDFLEAVNKLNVPAFVIGHCHTRYQFADDNVMWLFEMHTTHQVSDQEKRFQQFVGAAGKYFGVCGGSDNHRLPAGSMMPNPGEKWPNPFVPDICYNTAGLQATFANNLTRESLYEGMKARHCYGTNGCRMVISFNCGGAMMGDKTEIGPGQKPRFSIKVGGTAPLKDIVLWKYSSEDRDWIEAEKFTDIGSDRWEAELEDEKFSSDAIYYLRAVQADGGTGWSSPIWAAKKA from the coding sequence ATGAAAAACTTATGCGGCAGTTCCGTTATGATGACAATACTGCCGGCAGCCAACTCTTTTGCGCAGTCAATGAATACAGGTTTATTCGGGAATAAAGATCACATGAAAGACTTGAGATTCTTTTCAAATCCGCTTCTTGGAAATACAACAAAAGTCAGCGTCTCACCAGATAAGGTTCAGAGCGAATCTTATAACACCTTTACTTTTACGATAGTTCTGGGCGAGGACGGACTTGCAAAGGGTGAGAGCATCGGAATTGTCAGCGGCAGCAACATCGACCGCTGGCAGTTTTCCTGGCCGGACCAGATGTGGGGCTGCCAGTGTCCCTGGCAGACTGAACGCTCGCAAGACGATAACTACATAACCGCAAGATGCAGTAACAGCGATGCTGAACTGGAATTAAAGGTCGGTGAGTTAGGCGGTTTCAAGCCCTACTGTAACGAAAGAGCCCATCTTGTCAGATCGCTTAAAGACAGACTGCGGTATGTGCTTGAGATAAAGGCCGGCAGTGAGCTTCGCCCAGGCGACGTCATAACCGTCACCTGGGGAGATAAGCGAGAAGGCTCAGAAGGCGTCAAGGCGCCTATAACAGCGATGAAATATTATTTTATGCCTTTCAGGTTTTCACTGCTTCCGGCGCTGGACAGCAAAACGCCTGTTCGCAGGGGCGGCTTTGACATGCTCCCTTCAATTACAGTAGCGGCCAAAAGCGCGGTGAGACTCTATGTGACAGCTCAGCCGTTTGTTCAGGCAGGAAAAGATATCGAGGTAAAAATATCGGCATTAGACGAGTATTTCAGTTTAGATGAGAATTTCTCGGGCGATATAAAATTAACCGTTGAGGGCGAAAATGAAACTATAACACGCTCTCTCAAGATGTCCGCGGCAGATAAAGGCTCGATAAGCACAAAATTAAAGATTAACAAAACCGGCTGGTTTAAAGCAAAAGCATCTTCCAAAAATATAAACGGATACTCAAATTACATCATCGCCGGCGAAGAAGAGCCGGAGAATAAGGTGTATTTTGGAGATATGCATTGCCATACGCTCGATTGCGACGCGACAGTGCCGCGGGAGCATCACTTCGAATATGCACGCTCCGCGGCCGGTCTGGATTTTATATCCGTTTCCTGCCACGCATCGCATTTGGGCAGCAAGCAGGCCTGGGATAACCTTCTCGATAAAACCGAGCTGTATCACGAGCCGGGAAGTTTCGTTACGTTTGCGGGCTATGAATGGGCAGGCGACGGACATTGCAACGCATATTTTGTCAACACCGGCGATGCCGAGCTGTTCTATAACCCGGCACTGGAACAGGAAGCGGAATTAGACGATCCGAAATTCAGAACGCCCGTGCCGATACCCGGAACCAGGGAAAAGAAACCCGGCAAGCCCTACTTTGTAAAAGGAGTGATAGATTTTCTTGAAGCGGTAAACAAACTCAACGTGCCGGCATTTGTAATAGGCCATTGCCACACCCGCTATCAGTTCGCTGATGATAATGTGATGTGGCTTTTTGAAATGCATACAACCCACCAGGTCAGCGACCAGGAAAAACGGTTTCAGCAGTTTGTCGGAGCAGCCGGTAAATACTTCGGAGTATGCGGCGGCAGCGACAACCACAGATTGCCCGCCGGCAGTATGATGCCAAACCCGGGAGAGAAATGGCCCAATCCGTTCGTGCCGGATATCTGTTACAATACAGCCGGATTACAGGCAACTTTCGCCAATAATCTAACACGAGAGAGTCTCTACGAAGGCATGAAAGCCCGCCACTGCTACGGCACTAACGGCTGTCGAATGGTAATCTCATTCAACTGCGGAGGCGCGATGATGGGTGACAAAACTGAAATCGGCCCAGGTCAAAAGCCGCGGTTCTCCATAAAGGTCGGAGGCACAGCGCCGCTCAAAGATATTGTCCTGTGGAAATACTCATCAGAAGACAGAGATTGGATTGAGGCAGAGAAATTCACAGACATCGGCAGTGACCGCTGGGAAGCAGAATTAGAGGACGAAAAATTCAGCAGTGACGCAATCTACTACCTCAGAGCTGTACAGGCAGACGGCGGAACCGGCTGGAGCAGCCCGATATGGGCTGCAAAAAAAGCCTGA
- a CDS encoding PEP-CTERM sorting domain-containing protein: MRKSERNLFMAAVVMAVLCVSNIWAAALMSESFEYELGELAGNDGGIGWGGAWTMTDPDGTATVVEGLSFSDYQVSGNAARITMTSNDGFADAIARRAVGINVTSGDLWVSFLYAQPDAPLASVASRTASIRHGLKLRMKPKNSGSQGVAVDYGAGAAASGGWNVQSGETFMMVTRFADLGQATGGEATMWVLSESHYDQIKAGGITVEELIAVHALAPSAPHSNRTLTTDDFVNMLVADSSNTSFSAVFDELNYGASLSDVVVPEPTTMLMFGFGMTGVFLKRKK; the protein is encoded by the coding sequence ATGAGAAAATCAGAAAGAAATTTATTTATGGCAGCAGTTGTTATGGCGGTATTGTGTGTTAGCAATATCTGGGCGGCAGCTTTGATGAGCGAGTCTTTTGAGTATGAGCTGGGTGAGCTTGCCGGAAACGACGGCGGAATCGGCTGGGGCGGAGCCTGGACGATGACAGACCCGGACGGAACGGCAACTGTAGTAGAAGGTCTTTCATTCAGTGATTACCAGGTATCAGGTAACGCCGCCCGCATCACCATGACGAGTAACGACGGTTTTGCTGACGCAATCGCCAGGAGGGCGGTCGGCATAAACGTAACATCCGGCGACCTTTGGGTCAGTTTTCTGTATGCCCAGCCGGACGCTCCCCTGGCTTCGGTTGCCAGCCGAACAGCATCTATAAGGCACGGCCTCAAGCTCAGAATGAAGCCCAAAAACAGCGGTTCACAAGGTGTTGCCGTTGATTACGGTGCCGGCGCAGCAGCCAGCGGCGGATGGAATGTCCAGAGCGGCGAGACTTTTATGATGGTAACACGTTTTGCCGACCTGGGCCAGGCCACTGGAGGCGAGGCAACGATGTGGGTGCTGAGCGAAAGCCATTATGACCAGATCAAAGCGGGCGGCATAACAGTAGAGGAATTGATCGCAGTTCATGCGCTTGCCCCCAGCGCGCCGCATTCTAACAGGACGCTGACAACGGATGATTTTGTAAACATGCTGGTAGCAGACAGCTCCAACACGAGCTTCTCAGCGGTTTTCGATGAGCTTAACTACGGCGCATCGCTTAGCGATGTAGTTGTACCCGAGCCGACAACCATGCTTATGTTCGGTTTTGGCATGACAGGCGTTTTTCTGAAAAGAAAAAAATAA